One Thermoanaerobacter kivui genomic window, AAAATTACCAATCTTTATTTCTTTTAGGTTGATTGAAAGATTTCCTACTTTATAAGGTAAATAAATCCATCCAAGATTTATATGCCCATCTACTTTTCCATCCTCTATTTTTTCTAAAATTATACAAACCAAATCTTTGTTCTCATCTTGCTCATTTTCTGGCTCTTCACCGTATAAATTTGCATTTTTTAACATCTCTTTTGTTGTTATCCACTTGGTACCAAAGCGTGTAAAAACAGGGAAAAACAAAATATTTAAATCACTAAAAAAAATCATACCTTGCCAGCTTAAATCTTTCTTTGAAAATCCAAATCCTTTACAAACAATACAATGTCCGCAGTGTCCAGTCTTACCTTCTTTATTAGTTGCATCCGGTGAATTCGATAGTTCTTCTTGCGGAGTATTATCCTGTCCTGCACAGGTAATTTTCGCTACAACATTGCCATTAAAATATTCCCACCTATTATTGGGCCAATTACTGGAATTTTGTTTAATCCACTCTTTTATTTTATCATTTAAAGTATTCCCATTAAGATTTTTGATATCACTAAATTTAGGCTGTTTATCCTTTATCTTAGATAAAAGTTCCAACGTCGCATAATACCTCCAAGTCCCTGCCAAACTTGAACCGGGAATTTTAGGAAGTTTTGTTATTGGGTCTCTTACAATGGTATTGTCAACCCTTCCTGTAGTGTATCCGCCTGTCCCAATATAAATTGGATCTGTTGCCATTCCATAAATTTTAAATTCCTTAACAAAATCATTACTTTTATCCATTTTTTATACCTCCTTTAAAGCTGTATGCCAAAATTCAAACATATCCAAGAAAAGCTGTACATTATCTAAGGTCATCTTTTCTTTTAGTACCGCATGGAGCTTATCATTTTCTTTAGATTTATCTATGTCAAATAGATCTTTTATTCCATCTGCAAGCCCTATATCTTTTTTTAGGTCAAGAATATTTATAAAGCTTGAAGCAAGAAAAGCTTTTACCCCTTCAACATCACTATTTATTTTTGATTCAGCACTGGCTATGGCTTCCCAATTATCATAGATTACAGAGATTAATTTTTGAAGTTTTGTACTCCTCGCAACTCTAT contains:
- a CDS encoding RAMP superfamily CRISPR-associated protein → MDKSNDFVKEFKIYGMATDPIYIGTGGYTTGRVDNTIVRDPITKLPKIPGSSLAGTWRYYATLELLSKIKDKQPKFSDIKNLNGNTLNDKIKEWIKQNSSNWPNNRWEYFNGNVVAKITCAGQDNTPQEELSNSPDATNKEGKTGHCGHCIVCKGFGFSKKDLSWQGMIFFSDLNILFFPVFTRFGTKWITTKEMLKNANLYGEEPENEQDENKDLVCIILEKIEDGKVDGHINLGWIYLPYKVGNLSINLKEIKIGNFELTEDKIVIVPESLFSQIVNSNLEVRTSVSIDPITGAAKEGALFTSEAIPRGTIFYGDLRIFDRSVFDGLSDKVGDLPNYSMLKNALCDSKHFFETLGIGGMTTRGFGRIVLEINDKNTNNCDKDTQGKSEESNNNPNGGGQK